A genomic stretch from uncultured Pseudodesulfovibrio sp. includes:
- a CDS encoding insulinase family protein, which produces MRRFVQLSVYPRIAVLVLCSLIGGLMVPGMVAAKDVALEEGWWLDGSWPHEHTFLKPHPDAVFGRLENGLRYVLLHHESPKDRAALFLNIQAGSLMETDAQAGIAHYMEHMVFNGSRNFPPGELIKYFQSIGMSFGADANAHTARQETVYKLNIPTTDVQSVERGMVVLNDFLNGALITEEEVNSERGVILKEKTARDSEAFRSSQRRLHFLFPDTRFLNPTIGTEDVIKGADAAHIRHFYNAWYRPELAVLIAVGDFEAQEMETLIHKVFSSAQARAERSNIPSWGDVKLEGVQAYYDRRPGMSGLILVEAIKPRHHERDSLAVQRRMIAEQLAARMMQGRLLTLTSRDDAPMLKSFAHITEVFGLMPNARIMAIPRNGQWEASLRVVENELRRAVSFGFTETELKQSKRFFKNTFAQGHKRESARNNSEIANEIVACLNQDRVYQSPAQTLELFSPMLAEISVAEVNRAFQSAWDSGNRILSLTGIELAGKQRPQELILGAWNEAAKAEVVAWKDEPEVDFPYLAVPSKSVQVLKRFHDTTQPAPYTYHRTDFDNGVSLFMKPTEVEKDRVQLKLAFGPGTGSMNEREQALARFSINVLGHGGIGKLTRLQQAQVLAGRKVDISWQIRASGIFLSVTCLRSDLEIVMHLMRTALVDPVLRENEFRSALSMLQNEDSRQAGTCSGVFVSAGKRFLAGGAGYFSKLGYAEVNGFTLKEVQDFVSKAFTLGPVSMSAAGDFTTQDMEGMVGRFFGTLPARSHFDAKTVHLKFPVGQRAVEHINRDLPQAGVIVALPLPGQKGKSENNVLRVSHKEQIQLYLLRSVVFDRLRVTLREKLGVAYSPSAYMVESLFFPGFGYMAAQVETEAGKSDLVEREVRSIFADLAAGGVTEEEFGRAKKQALSSRKKVQSRLVYWGYQLDSVARVRADEFARSAAALEFMRSAKAQELSILAARYFVPEKMAVFTVLPSKSNK; this is translated from the coding sequence ATGAGGCGCTTTGTTCAGTTAAGCGTCTATCCTCGAATTGCTGTTTTGGTTCTGTGCTCTTTGATTGGTGGTCTGATGGTTCCCGGTATGGTCGCAGCAAAGGATGTAGCTTTAGAAGAAGGCTGGTGGCTTGATGGCTCATGGCCGCATGAACATACCTTTTTAAAACCGCATCCTGATGCTGTTTTCGGGCGTTTGGAGAATGGGTTGCGGTATGTGTTGTTGCATCATGAGTCTCCGAAAGATCGTGCTGCCTTGTTTTTGAACATCCAGGCGGGGTCTCTCATGGAGACAGATGCACAGGCTGGGATTGCTCATTACATGGAACACATGGTTTTCAATGGCTCTCGCAATTTTCCTCCCGGTGAGCTTATTAAGTATTTTCAGTCAATCGGTATGAGTTTCGGCGCAGATGCCAATGCCCATACTGCCAGGCAGGAAACCGTTTACAAGCTCAACATTCCGACCACGGATGTCCAATCCGTAGAACGGGGCATGGTTGTTCTCAATGACTTCCTGAACGGGGCACTCATCACTGAGGAAGAGGTCAACAGCGAACGGGGTGTTATTCTGAAGGAAAAAACTGCTCGCGATTCCGAAGCCTTCCGTTCTTCTCAGCGTCGATTGCATTTCCTCTTCCCTGATACGCGTTTTCTCAATCCTACTATCGGCACAGAGGACGTCATTAAGGGGGCCGACGCAGCACATATACGTCATTTCTACAATGCATGGTATCGTCCCGAGTTGGCTGTACTTATCGCGGTCGGTGATTTTGAAGCGCAAGAGATGGAGACGTTGATACACAAAGTGTTTTCATCTGCTCAAGCAAGGGCAGAGCGTTCCAATATCCCGTCGTGGGGAGATGTGAAGCTTGAGGGCGTGCAAGCCTATTATGATCGTCGTCCCGGGATGTCTGGTTTGATTTTGGTGGAAGCGATCAAGCCTCGTCATCATGAACGTGATTCTTTGGCGGTACAGCGCCGGATGATTGCCGAACAGCTCGCTGCCCGCATGATGCAAGGCCGACTTTTGACCCTGACCAGTCGAGATGATGCCCCTATGCTTAAAAGCTTTGCCCATATTACCGAAGTATTTGGACTCATGCCCAATGCTCGTATCATGGCGATACCAAGAAACGGTCAATGGGAAGCCTCGTTGCGTGTTGTTGAGAATGAACTGCGCCGGGCAGTGTCATTTGGCTTTACCGAAACGGAACTCAAGCAATCCAAGCGGTTTTTCAAGAATACTTTTGCACAGGGACATAAGCGGGAGTCGGCTCGGAACAACTCGGAGATTGCCAACGAGATTGTTGCATGCCTGAATCAAGATCGGGTGTATCAATCTCCGGCTCAAACTTTGGAACTGTTCTCGCCGATGTTGGCTGAAATTTCAGTGGCTGAAGTGAATAGAGCCTTTCAATCTGCGTGGGATTCCGGGAATCGCATCCTGAGCTTGACCGGAATCGAACTGGCAGGGAAACAACGACCACAGGAGTTGATCCTTGGAGCTTGGAACGAAGCCGCGAAGGCAGAAGTTGTCGCATGGAAAGACGAACCTGAGGTGGACTTCCCCTACCTCGCTGTCCCATCAAAATCGGTTCAGGTGCTTAAGCGCTTTCATGACACAACCCAGCCCGCGCCATATACCTATCATCGTACAGATTTTGACAATGGTGTGTCCTTATTCATGAAACCCACGGAAGTGGAGAAAGATAGAGTACAGTTGAAGCTTGCTTTCGGTCCTGGAACGGGGTCAATGAATGAGCGGGAACAGGCTTTGGCCCGCTTCTCTATCAATGTACTCGGGCATGGTGGCATTGGTAAATTGACTCGCCTGCAGCAGGCTCAGGTTCTCGCTGGCAGGAAAGTTGATATCTCCTGGCAAATTCGAGCATCAGGCATTTTCCTGTCGGTGACTTGTCTGCGTAGCGATTTGGAAATAGTCATGCATCTGATGCGCACTGCATTGGTCGATCCCGTCCTGCGTGAAAATGAATTTCGTTCGGCTTTGTCCATGTTGCAGAACGAGGACTCTCGTCAGGCCGGCACTTGTTCGGGTGTGTTTGTATCCGCAGGTAAGAGGTTCCTTGCAGGCGGTGCCGGGTATTTTTCCAAACTGGGGTATGCAGAAGTCAATGGGTTTACCTTGAAAGAGGTTCAGGATTTCGTCTCCAAAGCATTCACACTGGGACCAGTATCAATGAGTGCCGCAGGCGATTTTACAACTCAGGATATGGAAGGAATGGTGGGACGTTTCTTTGGGACGTTGCCAGCTCGATCTCATTTTGATGCAAAAACAGTTCATTTGAAGTTCCCTGTGGGCCAACGGGCCGTGGAGCATATTAATCGAGACCTGCCTCAGGCCGGTGTTATAGTGGCCCTGCCTCTCCCTGGTCAAAAAGGGAAGAGTGAAAATAACGTGCTACGCGTTTCTCATAAAGAGCAAATTCAGCTGTACCTCCTGCGGAGCGTCGTATTTGACCGGTTGCGTGTCACTTTACGTGAAAAGCTTGGTGTAGCCTATTCTCCCAGTGCCTATATGGTGGAATCCCTTTTCTTTCCAGGATTTGGCTATATGGCCGCTCAAGTTGAGACAGAAGCTGGGAAAAGTGACCTCGTAGAGCGGGAAGTCCGATCTATCTTTGCCGATCTCGCTGCAGGTGGGGTGACCGAAGAAGAGTTTGGCAGAGCAAAAAAACAGGCTTTGAGCTCTCGTAAAAAAGTTCAGAGTCGTCTTGTTTACTGGGGGTATCAGCTGGACTCCGTGGCGCGTGTGCGTGCTGATGAATTCGCTCGTTCCGCAGCAGCATTGGAGTTTATGCGTTCGGCAAAAGCTCAAGAGCTGAGCATCTTGGCTGCCAGGTACTTCGTTCCCGAAAAGATGGCCGTATTCACGGTGCTTCCTTCGAAATCAAATAAATAA
- a CDS encoding extracellular solute-binding protein, which produces MFFKSVHIVALLLLLLHSPALAHKASILTLNSTPQSSEKITHFAYCDPSAPKGGTIRLSATGSFDSFNGYIPRGISAAGNGLTMATLTTASRDEPFVQYPYVAESFEVAPDFGWIIFHLNPQARFHDDHPVDADDLVFTFQALMSKGNPKYKQYYKLVKSVEKVGTHAVKFVFSEKNNRELPVIVSQLPVLPEHWWGTRDFSKPGLESPLGCGPYRMKSFRAGYSVTYERVNDWWGADLPVNKGRYNFDVIHYDYYRDRTVAGEAFRSGEFDYMVENTAKNWVKNYNGPQFDNGLIKKLELRHSRNAGMSGFFFNTRRPCFQDRRVREAIAYAFDFEWTNTALFHSQYERCTSYFSNSAMAATGMPGPEELALLSPWKEELPPELFTMTFAPPQNDGSGHIRSHLRTAMKLLNQAGWTLKDGVLRNEAGQKFTFELLLRSGSLERVALPFQRNLKRLGIDMQISLADTSRFIRRTRDHDYDMIYGTVRQSDHPGNEQRNYWTSEAAKTPGSRNWAGVSNPAINALVDNLISSEDEKALTLNTQVLDRALLWGHYIVPGWFSPVDRLTYWDKFGRPENQPKNGVDLFSWWVDEDKEARILKSGFHNGSKAQ; this is translated from the coding sequence ATGTTTTTTAAAAGCGTACATATTGTAGCCCTGCTGCTGTTACTTCTTCACTCTCCTGCACTTGCTCATAAGGCATCAATACTGACACTCAACTCAACACCTCAATCATCTGAAAAAATTACTCATTTTGCATATTGCGATCCATCTGCCCCCAAGGGGGGAACCATTCGACTCTCTGCAACAGGGAGCTTCGACAGTTTCAATGGATACATCCCTCGCGGTATTTCTGCAGCTGGGAATGGACTCACCATGGCGACCCTGACAACGGCTTCACGGGACGAACCTTTTGTGCAGTATCCATATGTCGCAGAGAGCTTTGAAGTGGCTCCGGATTTCGGATGGATCATATTTCATCTCAACCCCCAAGCCCGCTTCCATGACGACCATCCGGTAGACGCCGATGACCTTGTATTCACATTCCAAGCACTCATGAGCAAAGGGAACCCCAAATACAAACAATATTACAAGCTTGTGAAAAGTGTGGAAAAAGTCGGCACACATGCAGTCAAGTTCGTCTTCTCGGAAAAGAACAATCGCGAACTCCCAGTCATAGTCAGCCAACTCCCAGTCCTGCCTGAACATTGGTGGGGAACCCGTGATTTTTCCAAACCGGGACTGGAGTCACCTCTCGGGTGTGGCCCATACAGGATGAAGAGTTTCCGCGCCGGGTACAGCGTAACGTATGAGCGCGTGAACGACTGGTGGGGCGCGGATCTTCCTGTCAATAAAGGCCGCTATAATTTCGACGTCATTCACTATGATTACTACCGTGATCGCACCGTCGCAGGCGAAGCTTTTCGCTCTGGCGAGTTCGACTATATGGTGGAAAACACCGCGAAGAACTGGGTTAAAAACTACAACGGTCCGCAATTTGACAATGGACTTATCAAGAAACTGGAACTGCGCCACTCTCGCAATGCAGGCATGTCCGGCTTCTTTTTCAACACCCGTCGACCATGCTTCCAAGACCGCAGGGTGAGAGAAGCCATCGCCTACGCGTTTGATTTTGAATGGACCAATACTGCCCTTTTCCATAGCCAATATGAACGCTGCACCAGTTACTTTTCCAACTCGGCAATGGCAGCCACAGGAATGCCAGGCCCAGAAGAATTGGCCTTGCTTTCCCCATGGAAAGAGGAACTCCCCCCAGAACTCTTCACGATGACCTTTGCCCCTCCGCAAAATGACGGATCAGGACACATCCGCTCTCACCTGCGCACAGCCATGAAACTGTTAAATCAGGCTGGTTGGACCCTCAAGGATGGAGTCCTGCGCAACGAAGCAGGACAGAAGTTCACCTTTGAACTCCTACTGCGTTCGGGCAGTCTGGAACGAGTGGCTCTCCCTTTTCAACGCAATCTCAAACGTTTGGGCATAGATATGCAGATATCACTGGCCGACACGTCCCGTTTCATAAGACGGACCCGAGACCATGATTACGACATGATCTATGGCACTGTGCGTCAATCTGACCATCCCGGTAACGAACAGCGCAACTACTGGACTTCGGAGGCAGCCAAAACACCAGGCTCTCGCAACTGGGCAGGCGTTTCCAACCCGGCCATCAACGCATTGGTGGACAACCTTATTTCGTCGGAAGACGAAAAGGCACTCACTCTCAACACACAAGTTCTGGATCGCGCCTTACTCTGGGGGCACTATATCGTTCCTGGCTGGTTCTCCCCCGTGGACCGACTGACATATTGGGACAAGTTCGGCAGGCCTGAAAATCAGCCAAAAAACGGAGTCGATCTGTTCAGCTGGTGGGTGGATGAAGACAAGGAAGCTCGCATTCTCAAAAGCGGATTTCATAACGGGAGTAAGGCGCAATGA
- the yejB gene encoding microcin C ABC transporter permease YejB: MTSYLLRRLGLMIPTLLGILALNFFIIQTAPGGPVDQFIAQLSGEGDMVMERITGESSEVGTPTMDEEPNLSFTRGVSPELVLEIKKMYGFDKPVLQRFGSMLVDYATFNFGDSFFKGRSVIDLVLDCLPVSMSLGIWSTLIIYVVSIPLGIRKAVKNGSKFDAATGVAVVVANAIPVFLFAILLIVLFAGGSYLNWFPLRGLVSPGFEDLSIAGKIADYCMHLALPITAMVIGGFATLTMLTKNSFLDEIGKLYVVAAKAKGLTEGKVLYGHIFRNAMLIIISGFPSAFIGMFFTGSLLVEVIFSLNGMGLLGFEAAMQRDYPVMFATLYIFTLIGLFTKILSDLTYSLVDPRIDFERKEARHG, from the coding sequence ATGACATCCTACCTGCTCCGACGACTTGGCCTCATGATTCCCACCCTACTGGGCATCCTGGCCCTTAATTTCTTCATCATTCAGACGGCCCCAGGCGGACCGGTGGACCAATTTATCGCCCAGCTCTCAGGAGAGGGTGACATGGTGATGGAGCGAATTACCGGCGAGAGTTCAGAAGTGGGGACTCCCACAATGGACGAAGAACCCAATCTTTCCTTCACCCGCGGAGTATCCCCGGAATTGGTGCTGGAAATCAAAAAAATGTACGGCTTCGACAAACCAGTGTTGCAGCGATTTGGTTCCATGCTGGTCGATTACGCAACTTTCAACTTTGGTGACAGCTTCTTCAAGGGTCGTTCCGTGATCGACCTTGTTTTGGACTGCCTGCCTGTGTCCATGTCACTCGGCATTTGGAGCACGCTCATCATCTACGTTGTGTCCATCCCGCTTGGCATCCGCAAAGCCGTAAAAAACGGGTCAAAGTTCGATGCGGCAACCGGTGTGGCTGTTGTTGTCGCCAACGCCATTCCCGTATTTCTCTTCGCCATTTTGCTCATAGTGCTCTTTGCGGGCGGGAGTTATCTCAATTGGTTCCCGCTGCGCGGCCTGGTTTCCCCCGGCTTCGAGGATCTTTCCATCGCAGGCAAAATAGCTGACTATTGCATGCACTTGGCCTTGCCAATCACAGCCATGGTTATTGGCGGATTCGCCACACTGACCATGCTCACCAAAAATTCATTTCTGGACGAAATCGGCAAGCTATACGTTGTTGCGGCTAAAGCAAAAGGGTTAACGGAAGGGAAAGTCCTCTACGGCCATATATTCCGCAATGCCATGCTCATTATCATCTCGGGCTTTCCCTCAGCGTTCATCGGCATGTTCTTCACCGGCTCACTCTTAGTGGAAGTCATCTTTTCGCTCAACGGCATGGGCTTACTTGGGTTCGAGGCAGCCATGCAACGGGACTACCCGGTCATGTTCGCCACCCTGTATATCTTTACGCTCATAGGACTGTTCACCAAGATCCTGAGTGATTTGACATACTCTCTCGTTGACCCTCGCATCGACTTTGAACGTAAGGAGGCCAGACATGGTTAA
- a CDS encoding TonB-dependent receptor plug domain-containing protein — protein sequence MLKVAVLQNKVFLLALFFVFTLLVSPSMAEENGKDISEKDKTSAAGVVHLEGLDVASETEESGKAVLDRQALERMPNSTGSITEALKVMPDVQFDDASRSTLTGGSILPPKVSISGGKYYENNFSIDGISNNNRIDPSGLDGVGANGNVAGEAENSFVDPELIESVTVYSSNVPAKYGQFVGGVVDAKTRKPADEFGGKITYQHTRDTWATFRPDDQEEFETSTNNSQGNPKFTKHNMSAYVDVPLTENVKSVFSYSLKHATVPLYYMDDLKNQYRNRHNAYAKFSADIDKISELNFTVLLSKYEASNFVNNTKESEFDVSTPSYKFVVDYEREIGLGKYSLAAGFSQTETRRDSNSDVMTSWTKVGGTSTQWGSLTTQAREGGFGTTYSRQRDFNMKLDYESVPVEIGGTSNVFSSGLLYENVSGMYDQEDDYTTFYRSIASAVVIDNGQGGVIAGDQYARNMSQQDASSQSASYNSLGYYLQDELVFLRLTLRPGMRIEYDDLLENTNYAPRFMAELDVLGDQNLVFVTGANRYYGANLLTYALRDRNPLMYYTRTIDGGGNLSDWNLSRETKKDYSLDGLKTPYSDEYTAGVRTGFFGVDASLDYVARKTHDQFSAAYRKTGTTSSYELTNGGETDYWGLTFELSKTIDNHFFSVGATRSEQETNFSNFNDFSSDGGMAGYNYDKVYYNGQLIDRNAMPASNFNRPWVGTFTYRGSFWDKLNLTSVTRYLGGFDTIVGAGTELINGVRYYEYKDARLSSSIISDLKVEYEVFNADSHSLVLDLVVDNVFDETAIIDKSGNRVAGRQFWAGAAYSF from the coding sequence ATGTTGAAAGTAGCTGTTCTACAAAACAAAGTGTTTCTGTTGGCATTGTTCTTCGTTTTTACGTTGCTCGTCTCTCCATCCATGGCTGAGGAGAACGGTAAGGACATATCTGAAAAGGACAAAACCTCAGCTGCCGGGGTCGTTCATTTGGAAGGATTGGATGTTGCCTCTGAGACTGAGGAGAGTGGCAAAGCTGTTTTGGATCGACAGGCTTTGGAACGCATGCCGAATTCTACAGGCAGCATTACAGAGGCACTCAAGGTCATGCCGGATGTTCAGTTTGACGATGCTTCACGCTCTACCTTGACAGGTGGAAGCATCCTGCCGCCCAAGGTCTCCATCTCTGGAGGTAAGTATTATGAAAACAACTTCTCCATTGATGGTATTTCAAATAATAACCGCATTGACCCATCAGGGTTGGATGGTGTTGGGGCAAACGGCAACGTCGCTGGTGAAGCTGAAAATTCGTTTGTTGACCCGGAGTTGATCGAATCCGTTACCGTGTACAGTAGCAATGTTCCGGCGAAATACGGTCAGTTCGTTGGTGGTGTGGTTGATGCCAAGACACGGAAACCCGCTGATGAATTTGGTGGTAAGATTACGTATCAACATACTCGGGATACATGGGCAACTTTTCGCCCTGATGATCAGGAAGAATTTGAGACATCTACGAATAATTCCCAGGGAAATCCCAAGTTCACCAAGCATAATATGTCTGCTTACGTCGATGTTCCCCTGACAGAGAACGTGAAGTCGGTTTTTTCCTATAGCCTCAAACATGCCACAGTGCCGCTTTACTATATGGATGACCTGAAAAATCAGTACCGTAACAGGCACAATGCATACGCCAAGTTCTCTGCTGATATTGATAAAATAAGTGAATTGAATTTTACCGTCCTTCTTTCCAAGTACGAGGCCAGCAATTTTGTCAACAACACCAAGGAGTCCGAGTTTGATGTCAGCACTCCGTCGTATAAATTCGTTGTCGATTATGAACGGGAAATAGGCTTGGGCAAGTATTCCCTTGCAGCCGGCTTTTCTCAGACCGAAACACGACGCGACTCCAATAGTGACGTCATGACTTCCTGGACCAAGGTTGGCGGCACCTCTACTCAGTGGGGCAGTTTGACCACTCAGGCTCGGGAGGGCGGTTTTGGCACGACGTATTCACGTCAACGAGATTTCAACATGAAGCTGGATTATGAGTCTGTGCCAGTTGAAATTGGTGGCACGAGCAACGTGTTCAGCTCGGGGTTGCTCTATGAGAATGTCAGCGGGATGTATGACCAGGAGGACGACTATACCACGTTTTACAGATCTATCGCTTCCGCTGTGGTTATTGACAATGGTCAGGGTGGAGTGATTGCAGGAGATCAGTACGCACGCAATATGAGTCAGCAGGATGCGAGTTCTCAGTCTGCATCCTATAATTCTCTGGGCTATTATCTGCAGGATGAGTTGGTTTTTTTAAGGCTGACATTGCGCCCGGGCATGCGCATCGAATATGATGATTTGTTGGAAAATACGAATTATGCCCCGCGCTTCATGGCCGAACTCGATGTGTTGGGTGACCAGAATCTGGTGTTTGTGACAGGAGCCAACAGATACTACGGTGCCAACCTGCTCACATACGCTTTGCGCGATAGAAATCCATTGATGTATTACACCCGTACCATTGATGGCGGCGGAAATCTGAGTGACTGGAATCTCAGCCGGGAGACCAAGAAAGATTATTCTCTTGATGGTTTGAAGACGCCGTATTCCGATGAGTATACGGCAGGTGTACGCACTGGGTTCTTTGGAGTTGATGCCTCTCTCGACTATGTTGCCAGAAAGACCCATGACCAGTTTTCCGCTGCCTACAGAAAGACTGGCACCACTTCAAGCTACGAGCTTACGAATGGTGGTGAGACTGATTATTGGGGATTGACTTTTGAACTCTCAAAAACCATCGACAACCATTTCTTTAGCGTGGGAGCAACTCGTTCCGAACAAGAAACAAACTTCAGTAATTTCAACGACTTTTCATCTGACGGAGGCATGGCCGGCTACAACTATGACAAAGTTTACTACAATGGACAGTTGATTGACCGAAACGCAATGCCTGCGAGTAATTTCAACCGTCCATGGGTTGGGACATTCACCTATCGCGGAAGCTTTTGGGACAAGCTCAACCTCACGAGTGTCACTCGCTATCTTGGTGGATTCGACACCATCGTTGGAGCCGGAACCGAGCTGATCAATGGAGTTCGGTACTACGAATACAAGGATGCTCGTCTTTCCAGTTCCATCATATCTGATTTGAAGGTGGAGTACGAGGTGTTCAATGCCGACAGCCATTCTTTGGTGTTGGATTTAGTGGTCGATAACGTCTTTGATGAAACTGCAATCATAGATAAAAGCGGAAATAGGGTCGCTGGTCGTCAGTTCTGGGCCGGAGCCGCCTACTCATTCTAG
- a CDS encoding ABC transporter ATP-binding protein translates to MTMPLLNVDNLTIAFGQQHVVQNVSFTVHAGETLAIVGESGSGKSMTARAAMAVLPPEAQIKSGTIQLKNTDMLTASDSTLCTLRGSRAAMIFQEPRPSLNPLHSVEKQIGETLLLHKGLTGSSARHRTLELLHMVGIDTPEKRLSAYPHELSGGQCQRIMIASALAGEPDLLIADEPTTALDVTVQRQILDLIATLSQKLNMATLLISHDLGLVRHYSHRVCVMQHGQIVEQGETEQIFAAPANESTQLLIQGNHGLTPSKLPPKKERLLDIQNLRVWFPIKKGLLKRTQDHVKAVDDVSLYINKGECLGIVGESGSGKTTLGLAALRMLRSTGQINFAGQPLEGLKGESLRSLRKRMQMVFQDPFSSLSPRMSIEQIVSEGLSAHHNFSQQEKDRRVDEVLKEVGLSTDIRNRYPHEFSGGQRQRIAIARALVLRPEFIVLDEPTSSLDRSVQFKIIELLRSLQEKRGLSYLFITHDLHLTRSFCHHVLVMRAGEIVEAGPTQSVFNSPKNKYTRTLLDAADFSGPTVSMIAKEYSA, encoded by the coding sequence ATGACCATGCCTCTTCTGAATGTTGACAACCTGACCATTGCCTTTGGTCAACAACATGTCGTGCAAAACGTGTCTTTCACTGTCCACGCCGGGGAGACTCTCGCGATAGTCGGAGAATCCGGGTCAGGCAAATCCATGACTGCACGAGCGGCAATGGCCGTGCTCCCCCCTGAGGCACAAATCAAATCCGGAACGATTCAACTGAAAAACACCGACATGTTGACCGCATCAGATTCGACCCTATGCACTCTGCGGGGCAGCCGGGCCGCGATGATCTTTCAAGAACCCCGTCCCAGCCTCAACCCCCTGCACTCGGTGGAGAAACAAATAGGTGAAACTCTTTTGTTGCATAAAGGGCTCACTGGCAGTTCTGCCCGCCACCGGACACTCGAATTACTGCACATGGTGGGTATTGATACGCCTGAAAAGCGTCTCAGCGCATATCCACATGAACTCTCTGGCGGTCAATGCCAGCGCATCATGATTGCTTCCGCTCTGGCAGGAGAACCAGACCTTCTCATTGCAGACGAACCGACGACGGCTCTGGATGTCACGGTTCAACGACAAATTCTCGACCTCATCGCAACACTGTCTCAAAAACTGAACATGGCAACCCTGCTCATCAGTCATGACCTTGGGCTGGTACGCCACTATTCTCACCGCGTATGTGTCATGCAACACGGTCAGATTGTGGAACAAGGAGAAACGGAACAAATCTTCGCCGCCCCCGCTAACGAAAGCACCCAGCTCCTGATACAGGGCAATCATGGATTAACGCCCTCAAAGCTGCCTCCCAAAAAGGAACGCCTGCTGGACATACAGAATCTCCGGGTATGGTTTCCCATCAAAAAGGGATTACTCAAACGGACCCAAGACCACGTCAAAGCCGTAGACGACGTTTCTCTCTACATAAACAAGGGCGAATGTCTTGGCATTGTAGGGGAATCAGGATCAGGGAAAACAACTCTCGGACTCGCAGCACTTCGTATGCTTCGGAGCACGGGACAAATCAACTTTGCGGGCCAGCCCCTTGAAGGGCTTAAAGGTGAATCGCTTCGTTCGTTGCGCAAACGCATGCAGATGGTTTTCCAAGACCCATTCAGCTCTCTCAGTCCACGAATGAGCATCGAACAAATCGTTTCGGAAGGACTGTCCGCCCACCATAATTTTTCTCAACAGGAGAAAGATCGACGTGTAGATGAAGTACTCAAAGAAGTCGGCCTGTCCACCGACATACGCAACCGGTATCCCCATGAATTTTCTGGAGGCCAGCGACAGCGCATTGCCATAGCTCGCGCTCTTGTGCTTCGCCCTGAGTTCATTGTTTTGGATGAACCCACCTCGTCACTGGACCGCAGCGTACAATTCAAAATTATCGAATTACTCCGCTCTCTTCAGGAAAAGCGAGGGCTGTCCTATCTCTTTATCACCCATGACCTGCACCTCACTCGATCCTTTTGCCATCACGTGCTGGTCATGCGAGCTGGGGAAATTGTAGAGGCAGGTCCCACTCAATCCGTTTTCAACTCACCAAAGAATAAATACACCCGGACACTTTTGGACGCCGCGGACTTCTCCGGTCCAACCGTCTCCATGATCGCAAAGGAATACTCAGCATGA
- a CDS encoding ABC transporter permease has product MVKLSHLTKRRLQSFRNSRRGWWSLILFSTLFLLSIGAEFIANDTPLLVRYQNTYYTPIFMDYPETTFGGDFDAPADYRDPYIADKINENGWMIWPIIRFADQTIDYDLPVPAPAPPSLNHPLGTDDQGRDLVARLLYGFRISVCFGMLLTFISTIAGVAAGAVQGYYGGRIDMFSQRFMEVWSGLPVLYLLIILSDMFKPGFWWLLGIMLLFSWMALVNVVRAEFLRGRNLDYVRAAQAMGVRDRNIMFRHILPNAMVAALTFLPFVLNGAITTLTSLDFLGFGMPPGSPSLGELLAQGKSNLHAPWIGLSAFAMLSITLTVLVFIGEAARDALDPNRNVL; this is encoded by the coding sequence ATGGTTAAGCTCTCCCATCTTACCAAACGTCGCCTGCAATCCTTTCGCAACAGCCGTCGGGGCTGGTGGTCACTCATTCTGTTCTCCACGCTCTTTCTGCTCTCCATAGGCGCGGAATTCATAGCCAACGACACCCCACTGCTCGTTCGCTATCAAAATACGTATTACACCCCGATATTCATGGACTACCCGGAAACAACATTTGGTGGAGACTTTGATGCACCAGCAGATTACCGGGACCCATACATTGCAGACAAAATCAATGAGAATGGCTGGATGATCTGGCCCATCATCCGTTTCGCAGATCAGACCATCGACTACGACCTCCCGGTTCCGGCACCAGCCCCCCCTTCTCTGAATCACCCACTGGGAACAGACGATCAGGGACGCGATCTGGTGGCGCGTCTCCTATATGGATTTCGTATCTCTGTCTGTTTCGGCATGCTGCTCACCTTTATCAGCACCATTGCAGGTGTGGCTGCCGGTGCCGTACAGGGATATTACGGGGGCCGAATCGACATGTTCAGTCAACGGTTCATGGAAGTCTGGTCAGGGCTACCAGTCCTTTATCTCCTCATTATCCTGTCCGATATGTTTAAGCCCGGTTTCTGGTGGCTGCTGGGCATCATGCTCCTCTTTAGCTGGATGGCACTGGTCAATGTCGTGCGTGCCGAATTCCTGCGAGGACGCAATCTGGACTACGTACGGGCTGCTCAGGCCATGGGGGTACGCGACCGCAATATCATGTTCAGGCATATCCTGCCTAACGCCATGGTGGCGGCATTGACCTTTCTTCCGTTTGTACTCAACGGAGCCATCACCACTCTGACTTCACTGGATTTTCTTGGCTTCGGCATGCCTCCCGGGTCCCCCTCGCTGGGCGAATTACTGGCACAGGGTAAGTCCAATCTTCACGCACCATGGATAGGGCTGTCCGCCTTTGCCATGCTCTCCATCACCCTCACCGTACTCGTGTTCATTGGTGAAGCCGCCCGTGACGCGTTGGACCCCAACAGGAATGTCTTATGA